The sequence below is a genomic window from Ipomoea triloba cultivar NCNSP0323 chromosome 2, ASM357664v1.
CTGAGAATAtcgattccattgtttggttgaatttgaaattgtaaggaataatgagtataaagataTGTATTGTTGGATCATGGTTTACCATGTATATTGTAGATTTTAGTCTAGATTGTGCGCATACAATTAATATAGTATGTACCattcaaacaaaattaatatagtaTGTACTTTTAGTTCACAGATTATATGTGTACATTAAGTTATAattgagggtgtgtttggttggagggtttaggcataaggaatgagtatgaaagtgattgcttgtgtttggttgataggttttgtgaatgctactatgggtttggaataccccattaatgagaaaacccatacccttattaaataagggtttcatctcccttcatccttttttccccaactattaataatcattctcattccacctaactaccaaacatgctaaatactttcaccaaaacccattaccattaccaagtatttgatacccattccgattccaattcccatatgcgaaccaaacgcaccctgaATGTACTAGTTCGCcgattatatatttacattcaGTTAtaattgaatgtacataataaCTTAATGTAAACAATCCATTAActaaaaatgtatataatatgttaactttaATTTACAGAAAACGTCGTACCTGCTACCCTATGCTAAGGTACATTTTAGATGAATCTCGCCTTGTAATCCTTATCAATAAAAGAACTACAATAAGGTAAATCAACATAAGTTGATCACAATTTATCGACTCGAATAAAAAagagtaataaataattttcatgaGGAGTCATACTTGAAATCATGGTCTATAATACTTAGATTAACTCTGGTCCGTGATATAACCATGGATAATCGAGAAGATGGTCAAATATTTCGGTCTTGCAATTGCATTTGCATTTGCATACGCCCCTAATTGGAGAAATGTCAAAAATTGAGAAGGCAGCTGCCAAATCTTTGACTGCTATAAGAGATGCATGGCATTTGGAGATCAGATCGGTCTTCATTTCTTATGTCATGCTTGAGCTGTACACTACTTCAATAATGATGACCGCCGTGTCAATAACTTTATTTCAATTCATGTTTTCTTTCGATTTGGAAATGAAAAGTAAAAGAATAAATTggtaaattgtatttttttttttaaggtaaacgttgctattccattaattcataacataaagcgtttacatcaacgatcaatgaaatacattccttacagtcagacatagaaacaacttgaATTGGTAAAttgtattactccgtatatttgattaattttgtttgaggtgattcttttttttatctcaaaaataaaatttgtatctTGAAAAAGGTAGATAAATAAGTGAAACATAATTTCTATTcataaatttgattattattaatacaatGATTTAACTTGTCACATTTTTCTTACCAATATTTTCATAGTCTAATTTCTTTGAgtaatggtttagatttatgtaataaaaaaggaaaattttattgtaaaaCTAGTAGGTGCGTAGTCGTAGGTGGTACGCCGTCATTTTCAATGTGCCAGCATGAATGACGAAACTATTGCAGGTTATGATGTGCACGTGTGCTGGATCGGACTACTAATCAGATCATGTGAGCaacttacaacattaaaatACTAGGTAAATGCCCCTGTACTATTTTGACCCTTTGTTTTGACTAAACCAAATCCCAATGTTCAATTCATGCCCAATAATTCGCTGCCTAATTAACgctgttaaataaataaagaagtgTTTAAAACTTAAATCATGATTAACGTCCATGTATTAAGACTCATATTATACTGTGCAAGCATTATTGACAGTTTGCCAACTAGCCATGAAACATACTGTAAAAATGCGAATTGAATATTAAAGTGGggggataaaaataaaatctgtaaaaaaaaaaaaaaaaatctgcattTTAGGGGTTCTAGAATCTGAGGATCCGGAGGATTATGGCCTAATCCACCTTGAACCATTCAAAAACATTATTAAGTTAATGGCCACGCACTGAGGCCAGTGTTGACGAGGTTGTTCCAATccattatattttatgtattcccataaaaagattaattaattactccataatttcatatatacaacTACAAGAGGGTGGGGAGCCAGACACTTATACAAACATGGAATCCATGCCAACTGGAAGCATTATGGCCTGTTTGGGCCGgtaaatacaatatattctctGTATTTgttaataattcaaatattctgatcttattatactaattattgtATCttatcctttcaaaaaaattattgtatctTATAAATTCGCCTCCAAAGTCTATGAGGAGGTAAATCAAACATGTATAGTTTCAAGATTTATTACCAAACTATATATTTCTACGTACAAAGAGTACGTCTAACTTAATTATAGTATAATTGTAGAAGTTTTATCTCTAAATCGTCCGTCGTaattataatactccgtattaaatgtATGGGTGGAAGAACTTTAACTTTTTAGTTGATTAGTTAGCAATGAGATCATTGTTATACCACATCAGCATATAAAAGTGCATGTCATGATTGTTAATATTGTAAAagaatcaaatttatatataatattcaaaaaaaaaaaaagtgatgcaATATTTTTACCTCCCATACATTCTTAATTGTTATAAAATGAAAAGGTTAAATCAAGTGGAAAAGAATATATTGAGCTGTTTGCCATAAAATGAAATGTCAATAATTTACTAAATAGTTGGGGGTATTGGATCAAGTGGCAAATATTAAGTCGTCTACTCAATATAATGGGTAAGATGTATAGAATGCGTGATATGCATAGTTATTTATAGAATTAAAGTATTATctaattcttgtatttttatttttttttttatttttttgggtgtgtaAACGAGGTGTTCCGAGTATTTATTCGTCCGTGAGGTACAAGAGTTGACCCAAGGAGAATTGTCACTTGTGAGAATGTTGTTCCAGATTCTTCTCTACAAAGAAGCTCATTTTTCACTTGAGCTACCCGGCCGCTAACTAACTCGTTTATTATGAATATCTAATTATTAATACACTTCTTAgtcttattttgaaaaataatttgtgTCACAATAACAAATTGTAAGTCGGTTGACATGACATCACTTTTAACTTTAGTTGGTCTGACGACGTTACAATAATTTTAGACATTCATGACGGTTTAGCCGACCAATGTCACAAAGCATAAGTCGGCTAGTTTAGCTACTACAAATCAAGTTGAAGCTTCTATTCAAACTCATTTCTCAACCAATATTAGGCTCGGATcgatccattaaaaaaaaaaaaaaactaattttggATATAAGATTTTGGACCAATTAAGCTTTTGAGTAACCAGAAAATCTGCAATCACTATTAAATAGTGTATATGTATGGATAAATTCCAGATTATGACAAAAATCATAAGGGTGTAAGTTAAACCTGTCGAAAACGGATCGGGTGAGTCCGTCAAAGCCAGCCTAACTTATCATAATTATATACTTGTATGGTTCAGATCAACTAGAATCGAATTTAAAACATTGTGATATCAACTTGAATACATGATTGGCTTGCCCTCCCACCAGTTAAACTGTATTATACTTACATTGAATTGGCATTTTCTTCATTAAGCCCTATGAATAAAGTCCCTCACAGTAGACCCAAACGCCCGACATTCCAGCAATCTTCCATAGACACGTTTAAAACTACAGCAACTTGAggaaacattttttaaaataaattctgAAGCTGCCCAACATGCCATGATTCCTCATCTCCTTTTCTTCCTGCCCATCTCATTTTCAATCCTTCATGGCCGCCACAGAACGACAGCAACCTAACCAGTAACGACCGCTCCGCTCGCCCTCTACGACCACTCTTCTTCCTTCTTAAACTCTCTCACCATTCCCTTCCCATTTCCGTGACATTTTCTCTTTTCCTCCCCCTCCTCTCTCTTGATTTTCGCGCCCCACTTTCTGGTTCTCTGTAGAGCCACTGCATATCATtgtatcaaagaaaaaaaaaatattgtggaatataagaaaagagaagcttttttcttgaaaatattaaatCTTTTGAGTACCCGTTTCAAAGAAAAGAGCTTTTCGTTGAATCTTTGAGGCTTTACGGAATGGGTAGTAAATGGAGGAAAGCAAAGCTGGCTCTTGGGTTGAATCTCTGTACGTATGTTCCAAGTATTCacgatgatgatgataacgATGACAAGGGCTCCTTGTCCTCCAAGCACTCCGGCGGCGCCCTCCCCTCTCCTGTTACTCCCGGCTCGCATGGGTTGAAGCTTTCTAAAAGCTTGAGTAGATCTTCCAAGGTTGTCTCTTGagctatgttttttttttttatttttttttattttaaatgttttcTGGGTGGTGATGAATGTTTAGTTGctgaaattgaagaaaaaattcgAGTTTGTTTATGGTGAAAGTGCTAAAAATgggaattttgattttttaaataaaatttcttgccaatatttaaatttatttgataaGCAAGAAAATGTGGGGAAGTGATAGAATGggtgaaaatttgaatgttttgtGGAAGGAAATTGGTAACAAatggtgatttttttaaaatccaatATTGTACTTTTGATCTAATTTCTGCAGTAATTAATAACTTGGGCTGATCTTTCTGAGGTTAATAATTCTGATATTCTTTCAAACAGATATGCTTAAGCACTTGAATCAGTATCTGCTTCCCCATTTCTAATATTTACTGCAAAAAAGGAGAAATTGTTTGTATTTCCTTAGCTTACCCATGGCCTTGTTATCCTAGCTGCAGTGGACCACAACCATAACTAACCGAGTTAAACCACGAAGGCCAATAGACTGTTCTTGGGAGGAACTTATAACCTCGTGGTTACCCAGCAAACAaactgaccaacttggctgggttGCCCTGacttttagtattattatgtaATTCACAATTATTAAGCAATCTGCACTATTGTTTAGTCTTAAGTGATTTATATATTATCTCCATCCATTTCATTAGTTTTGCATTCATATCCTAAAGTTAAAGGTGTGGCTCTTTTATCTCATTCATATGTTGTTTTCTagttgtgttttatattatgtaAGGGCCGGCCTGCATTAACTTAagaatttaagaaagaaaaaaagaacaacttttttttttcagtctATGGCCTGCATTATTTAAGAATCATTTTTGGTATGTAACTGTGGAGTTAAGAATAAGATGTCTTGGTCAAAGTTTTAGTTCTCTTGTTCCTGTCTTGTAATGGTTAGACTTTTCTCTTGGTTTcagcattatatttattttgaaggcaacatttaaaaaaatcttgtcttttttattgttttgtgcTAATATACATTAATCTGCTACAAGATAGCTACCCTGGCTGTTGCTTGCATACTGATAAAATGTCTTGAGAAGTGAACAATTTATGGGTTAAGAATACATTTATGAGAGTAGACTGAACCTAAATGACAGTCGATCAAGGACAAAGTAGAAGTAATCAAGTAAAAATGTTCTCTTAATTGTCTTGTATCATGTTCATGTTGATGTTCTTCACTTCTCGAAGTGTTTTCTTTGAAACTAGTTTCTTACtggttttaattttgatattgcAGAAGACATGTTCAATATGTTTGGCTACAATGAAGCGGGGGGATGGTCAAGCTATATTCACTGCTGAATGTTCCCATTCGTTCCATTTCCAATGTATTGCTTCAAATGCGAAACATGGGAACTTACTTTGCCCAATTTGCAGAGCGAAATGGAAAGAGATTCCGTTGCAATGTCCTAGTGTGAATCCTCCTTCTGGAAGGGCGAGAATTAATGATGTGGACTGGGCTCAAGATAATGCATTAGCGACAGTAATTCGTCGTTTACCACCTCCTCGTTCAAATCCAAATAGGAATGCTGCACCGTTTCGTCAGGCTTCTGAGCCAGCTACCTTTGACGATGATGAATCTTTGGGTCATCAACTTGATTCAGCTCAGAAAAGTATGTCAGATAAGAATTACAGAGATAGTGGAGAAGGCAGAGCAATAAAGATCAAGACATACCCGGAAATTCCTGCTGTTCCACGGTTCAATAGTTCAGCTAACTTCACTGTGTTGGTCCATCTTAATGCTCCTACTTCAGTTTCTGGGCCAAATCCAAGTAGTAGCCAGCCTGGCTTGCCACACGTTACCCAAACGCCTCGTGCACCTGTTGACCTTGTCACGGTTCTTGATATCAGTGGCAGCATGGCAGGTACCAAGCTTGCTCTCCTAAAGCGGGCTATGGTGTTTGTGATACAAAACCTCGGTCCCAATGATAGGCTTTCGGTTATTGCCTTTTCTTCAACAGCCCGTCGCCTCTTCCCCCTTCGCAGGATGTCTGAAATGGGACGACAACAAGCACTGCAAGGTGTGAACTCCTTGGCTGCAAATGGCGGGACAAATATTGCTGAAGGCTTGAGAAAGGGCGCCAAGATAATGGAAGACCGAAGAGAAAAAAACGCAGTTGCTAGTATAATACTGTTATCTGATGGTCAAGACACATATACCATCAGTAACTCTGATGGGAGCCGGAACCAACATAACACCCGTTTGCTTCTCCCTTTGTCAATGCATAGCGGGGAAGATTCGAGTTTTAAAATTCCTGTACATACTTTTGGGTTTGGCACAGATCATGATGCTTTGTCGATGCACTCGATTTCAGAGATTTCGGGAGGAACCTTTTCTTTCATCGAGACAGAAAGCGTGATCCAGGATGCATTTGCTCAGTGCATTGGAGGCCTTCTGAGTGTTGTAGTGAAGGAGCTGCAGTTGAGTATCGAATGTGTTCATCCAGAAGTCCATCTCAGATCTTTAAGAACCGGAAGTTATCCTAACCGTATCCTTTCTAGTGGAAGAAAGGGATCCGTTGATGTTGGAGACCTATATGCTGACGAGGAGAGGGACTTTCTAATTTCAGTGAATGTTCCTACTGAGCTTTCTAACCCCGAGACTTCACTGTTGAAGGTGAGTTGCGTCTACAAGGATCCCTTGGCGAAAGAAATGGTAAACCTCGGAAGTGAAGTGCTTAGGATCGAGAGGCCTAAAGTAGTAGGGGAAACCAGGGTCTCGATAGAAGTGGACAGGCAGCAAAACAGACTTCGAGCAGCTGAGGCAATGGCAGAAGCCCGAGCTGCAGCTGAGAAAGGAAACCTGGCTGGCGCGACTTCTATCCTTGAAAAGTGTCGCAAGGCATTGTTAGAATCAGTGTCGAGTAAAGCTCATGACCGCCTTTGCCTTGCCCTCGATGCTGAGCTCAAGGAGATGCAAGAGAGGATGGCAAGCCAACACGTATACAATACATCGGGTAGGGCATACATTTTGTCCGGGATGAGCTCACATTCTTGGCAGAGAGCAACAGCACGAGGCGATTCCACAGATGGATCCAGCCTGGTTCAGGCATATCAGACCCCTTCAATGGTAGAAATGGTTACTACCTCTCAGGCCACGCTACTCGGAAGTCCTTCATCTCGGAGACTCGTTCGACCAGTTTGGGCCTCGGGGTCACTACCAAAACCGAGGTAACATGGCATGAAGATGGGAATTTCGGAACACAAGGCAACACTCTAATGCTGCTTCTTTTTGTAGTTCTTTGAATAGTTCTTATATGTTCATATTTATCCTGCCTAATCATGCAAAGGAATACGTCCATGAATGGAAGTGGGTGAGGGTGTAATGTAATTTTAGGGAAATGGTATTGAAGGCTAAACTAGCTGATTAGGATCTCTTTTCATTCCTTTTTTGTAGTTGTGTTACTGTTGTACATACAAGGAGAGAGGCAGAGAGCTAATATCTTGGAGGAAAGGTGGGTAAAGTTTGTAATTGTGGAGTTACTTGGTGAAATGTTCATCTTCTATTGCACAATATCTTGCATTGCTATAGGCAATCTAGCCTAATTTATctctttatgattttttttcgaCCAAAGTCACAAAGCAAGCTTTATCCTGAGTATACATTTGAATGACGATACAGATTTCCCTGTAAATCAAAGATCTTGCATTGCCATTCTTTTTTAATAGCAGCCCATGTTTCTCTTATGTTGTGTgtagttattttcaaatttacttCCACTGTCCAAATGCTTAGCTCCAAGAAGGGTGTGCAATATCATTAGCtttatattgtgaatatatagttctgaaattgtgaatatagaattttaaaattatgtatatagagttttaaaattgtgaacagaGATTTGGGTCCACGAGtctatggcataacaactggaTCGATCACACATGTACAATCTCTATAAACTTGATAAAAATTTCATTTGCTATTGGGCTATATGATTAGGCCGGGCCGATATGTAAGCCCAAGTCCAAGGAGAATTCTCCCTTCGGTCCAAGTCTACGCGTACAGACAACTTGAATAAACACGCCCGAATGGCACCAGAGACGACTCAACTCAACACTGACGGAGAGTCTTCCTAGCAATGGAAGCCATGGCGACGAGCCTTCGACTAGCCGTAGTTCTCTCTTTCTTCGCTTCTCTATCATTGGTCGTTAGATCATCGTCTCCGGAGCTTCAGATCCTCACCGCTGAACGTCGAGTGAGCTCCGATTTACTCTTTATTTCTGTTCTTCGTAGCTCCAATTGCGTTTTGAATCAAAGAAAGAATTGCCGATGAAATTTCTTATGTTACCTTTCTGAATTTGATAAATTTCTATGTGTTTAAATGGTTGGGATTGGAATGAGAGTTGCTGGCTCTTATTTCCTAAAATTCGGTCTTAATCTTAATTTATTGATGCTCATTCATAGGAAATTAAAGGACATCAGGTTTAATTTCTGCAgactgaaaatgaaaaaatcaGTTTCTTATTTTGCCTACATTTCAGTTATATCATTTCCGGCTGTTTTTGTGTCTGTTACTGGTTGGCCCTGAAAAATAAATCTATTTTAATGATATTGTTGTTTTATTCTGGAATTACTTtaatttagagtttttttttggtggaattAGGTGGACCTGAGTTCTCACATTGTTCGGACGTACTTGACATTGAAGGTATTCTTCCAAGCTCTAGCAGTGCTTTAACTTCTTAAGTTATTGGCTTTCTTCTGTCTTCAAGTTTATTCATATGCATGGTGACTTCAACTGTTCAGCATAGATGCACAAACTGATGTGATGGAAACTTGCAAGATCCTGACATGATCCTTTTTGATTGACAATTTCAGGTTGAAAATACAGGGGAAGCTCCAGCTTCAGAAGTCCTTCTTTGTTTCCCACCACAACAAGCCGAGCATCTAGCAGTTGTAAAAGCAGCAGCTGTTAttggaaagaagaagaagacatcTTATCAGTCTCTTGAGGTGGAGCTAGCTAACCGCCCCGATGGACCAAATGGAGCTAAATACTACTCTATATCTTTGCTTAAGCCATTAAACAAAGGTGGATCTGTCTCTATTGAAGTACTATATATACTGACTCATTCACTTGTACCTTTCCCAGCAGAGATAAGCCAGTCCGATTCTCAGCTAGTGTATTATCATGACAGTGCTGTAGTACTGTCACCTTATCTTATTAAAGAACAAATTACGATTTTAAAGACCCCAAGTACTAAGGTTGAGTCCTTCACAAGAGTGGAACCAACTGATCGCTATGGTACAGAAATAAAGTATGGTCCATATGAGGAGAGCCCTCCATATTCATACTCTCCCACAATTGTTCATTTTGAGAATAACAATGCATTTGCTGTTGTTGAGGAGCTTGTAcgtgaaattgaaatttctcaCTGGGGCAGTATACAGATTACAGAGCATTATAAGTTAATGCATGCTGGTGCTCAGCACAAAGGTGTTTTCTCAAGGTTAGCTTATATGCATCATTATCGTACTAATCCTCTGATGTTTCTGACCTGCACAATcatgtaaaatttaaattatattgcaGCTGCACTGAAATTTTCTGCAAATAATTATCCATCAGGATAGGTCATATAATTTAAAcatttaataatgataataaagcctttaaaaacagaaaaataaataaataaaagaagagcCGAAGAGGAGGTTCAGTCCTTTATGCATTAGTAAAAAAACACATGTTTCCTGCCCTTTcttaatgattttgtttttgaaaaggCTAAATTTGTAAGATGtgtaaattgtgtatctttCTTTTTACATGTTCATATACTTGCTGACAGGGTTGACTACCAGTCTCGGCCATCTTTGAGTGGTGTCTCATCATTCAAGCACCTCCTTGCCGAATTACCCCCAAGAGTTCACTCAGTGTACTACAGGGATAACATAGGGAACATTTCATCCTCTCGCTTACGTACAAGTGCGAAGAAGGTATCTCCCATATTGCTCTCCATCTCTAGCCCTTATTATTCTTATGGTAACATAAAACTGAGTATTTTTTGGCAAATGCTCACCATGCATGTGTTATTTGCCTGTTATTTTCATCTTCTCTCGATTCTCTTTTAGATGGTTAACATAGTAGTAAACCATCTAAATACTGTTGGACTTGTTCAAGTAATGAGATGCCTTGCACTAAATCATGAGGAGAGGATAGGTTTAACCCTGTCattgtaatttatttaacaCCCACAAATCATCTATACTTGTCACTTTAAAAGACTTTCTTGGTCCTTTTTAAAGGGGTGATtaggaaaagagaaaattcatgaGAAAAAATATCCCTCTAATTTACAATCTCCATTTCCTTTTGCAGTCCGAGCTCTTAATTGAGCCACGATACCCGTTATTTGGAGGCTGGAAAGCCACCTTTGTCATTGGATATGGGGTTCCATTGAATGATTTTCTTTATGAATCCACTAATGGTGATCGCTACCTAAATTATAGTTTTGGGTGCCCTCTTGCTGAGACTGTTGTTGACAAGCTGACCATCAAGGTGGGTTGTCTGATAATCTAATCTGCTTAAATATGAAGTGTTGACTTCTTGCTCCAGTTTTTCATAGTCTTCTGCAGATACACAGATAATGATGCAGTGCATGTGTATTTCAGGTGGTCCTGCCGGAGGGTTCCAAGAACCCATCTGCTGTGGTTCCTTTTCCTTTTGAACAGAGATTAGAGGTAGCTGTATTTAACTGATTTCCATGTATTTGTTTTCTTGCTAACAGAGGTCAATTCGACCACTGTTGTTGAAGCAGGGTTTCTCAGGATAACATGTTATTTGTCCTTTTAGTGATTCCTTTTGTTTCAAGTGTGAAGTGTGTTACTGATCTAAAAATAGTGAGGAGGAGACTAGATAATAACCAAACCTGTGAAATGGCCTTTACCTCATGCTTACAGTAGATGGGctgaatgattttattttctagCCTTAAATCATTTAACTACTAGCCTTAAAAGAATACGTCATTTGAGTTTGAGATAAAAATAGGTTACTACTTAGTTTAACAAAGGATTGTATAATGgttttccctttccttttcCCCCATCTCTCCATCTAGTCATTATCGGCAATTACCTTTTAGATTATTCACATTATACGCTTTAACTGAATTGCTCTTATTTTGATCTGTGCAGAAGAAGTACTCATACCTTGATGTTGTAGGAAGGACTGTGATAGTCctggaaaagaaaaatgtagTTCCTGAGCACAACAATCCTTTCCAGGTGATCTTCAATTTCTAGTTCAATGTTTCTTTTTTGGTCATAGTACTTAAGAGGAGCCTATATTATATGAAGTTTGTCAATTTGGTTCCTTTTACTTcttaaattgataaaattaatgataaatacTCACTCTGTTAGTCGGAGCCATAAACATTCCCTTCACCGTATGTCAGAATCTTTTGACGTGACAATACCCCAccaacatttataatttttaatattttccaGGTCATGCTGATCCCTCCACCATATGTTGGAAAGAATAACACTAATTCACTATAATGAAACTTGTCCATTTACGCCTTATTCATGTGTCTACTTTCAAGGTTCTAAAGAATTCATTGGCAATTCCTGCAGGTTCACTACCAGTTCAATAAAATTTTCATGCTTGCCGAGCCACTGATGTTGACTGGTGCCTTTTTCCTCTTCTTCGTTGCTTGCACCACTTACCTGCAAATGGATCTCTCAATTCGAAAATTCAAGCAAACATGACAGTAACGACTCTCAGGAGGCAACCTTGATAGTATGATGGTATTTGCAATGCTGCTCTTTAAATAATGCCTATTTCTCATTTCCCGCTTGCTTAATTTACAGAGATTCATTTACTAGTGCAGCCAAGATTATTAAGTGCAGTTGGAACTTCCACTAATCAAGGTAGAAGAtgttgtgatttgtgaagtAGATGAATTTTTGGTCTCTCCATCCCCTTGTAGAATGAAACTCGAGAAAGTCCGCAATTTGTTCACTAGAACGAGACATTATGAAATTATTACATGTATTTTGCAGTCAGGACAAAGAATTGACAACCAAAAGCTCACTTTTCAACATAAATACAACATCACTTAGGTTTGCATATTAACAATTCCTTTTATGTCAACCTTATTATGCCTGCTGATACGAGGTATATTGAGCTgtctattgattttttattttttattttttatatttgagttGGTCATTATGTGCAACTtagattaatttatttctttgtagTCCTCACTTTTTATAGTGTCACAAGGTAGACTTATGTGCACAATTGCACATTCAGGAAACTGTAAATTCTCtcataaattaaagtattaatattttcttaattaacttGTCATTTTGCTATGCACCTCTGTGCCACGAGCAATTACggtctaaaaaataattaaaccacaaaaaattgaatgaatACTAAAATCTGATTGAACATTAAACGAGACAAAATTTAGGTGAATGATAGTGTCACCATCCATTATTCATTATACGAAACTATTGcccatatttcataataatattgGGAAGTTGTAGGGCATGCCTAACCTTCAACTCTATCAGAGTTTAGTGCATGCGTGTACGCAAGCAGAGTTACTTACCAAAAGTATTGTGAAAATTAAATGATCTCAAATCCCACTTTGACTAATCTTCTGAccacaaaacaataaaataattataccCGCAGGCAAAGGAATCTAAGAGCTAGGTGTTTTATGCTTTTGCTTAGCTTTGTCTTCCCCAAAATTGTAGCATATTTCATAACgttttggccctgtttggtaaatgactgttggctgattgggttggctgattgggttagaatgtatgatttgttgataatattagctgattgtagaaagctgtttgataaattggctgttagctgatagctatttggtataatttcttttctcaaaaagccaattgaaaaggttgctttgagtagctttttgaattttaacattttggagttacaaaaagcttattaaccaaacaactaatagtgatcaaataaaccaaaattggctgat
It includes:
- the LOC116004769 gene encoding dolichyl-diphosphooligosaccharide--protein glycosyltransferase subunit 1B codes for the protein MEAMATSLRLAVVLSFFASLSLVVRSSSPELQILTAERRVDLSSHIVRTYLTLKVENTGEAPASEVLLCFPPQQAEHLAVVKAAAVIGKKKKTSYQSLEVELANRPDGPNGAKYYSISLLKPLNKGGSVSIEVLYILTHSLVPFPAEISQSDSQLVYYHDSAVVLSPYLIKEQITILKTPSTKVESFTRVEPTDRYGTEIKYGPYEESPPYSYSPTIVHFENNNAFAVVEELVREIEISHWGSIQITEHYKLMHAGAQHKGVFSRVDYQSRPSLSGVSSFKHLLAELPPRVHSVYYRDNIGNISSSRLRTSAKKSELLIEPRYPLFGGWKATFVIGYGVPLNDFLYESTNGDRYLNYSFGCPLAETVVDKLTIKVVLPEGSKNPSAVVPFPFEQRLEKKYSYLDVVGRTVIVLEKKNVVPEHNNPFQVHYQFNKIFMLAEPLMLTGAFFLFFVACTTYLQMDLSIRKFKQT
- the LOC116004760 gene encoding E3 ubiquitin-protein ligase WAV3-like produces the protein MGSKWRKAKLALGLNLCTYVPSIHDDDDNDDKGSLSSKHSGGALPSPVTPGSHGLKLSKSLSRSSKKTCSICLATMKRGDGQAIFTAECSHSFHFQCIASNAKHGNLLCPICRAKWKEIPLQCPSVNPPSGRARINDVDWAQDNALATVIRRLPPPRSNPNRNAAPFRQASEPATFDDDESLGHQLDSAQKSMSDKNYRDSGEGRAIKIKTYPEIPAVPRFNSSANFTVLVHLNAPTSVSGPNPSSSQPGLPHVTQTPRAPVDLVTVLDISGSMAGTKLALLKRAMVFVIQNLGPNDRLSVIAFSSTARRLFPLRRMSEMGRQQALQGVNSLAANGGTNIAEGLRKGAKIMEDRREKNAVASIILLSDGQDTYTISNSDGSRNQHNTRLLLPLSMHSGEDSSFKIPVHTFGFGTDHDALSMHSISEISGGTFSFIETESVIQDAFAQCIGGLLSVVVKELQLSIECVHPEVHLRSLRTGSYPNRILSSGRKGSVDVGDLYADEERDFLISVNVPTELSNPETSLLKVSCVYKDPLAKEMVNLGSEVLRIERPKVVGETRVSIEVDRQQNRLRAAEAMAEARAAAEKGNLAGATSILEKCRKALLESVSSKAHDRLCLALDAELKEMQERMASQHVYNTSGRAYILSGMSSHSWQRATARGDSTDGSSLVQAYQTPSMVEMVTTSQATLLGSPSSRRLVRPVWASGSLPKPR